One genomic segment of Streptomyces sp. RKND-216 includes these proteins:
- a CDS encoding Re/Si-specific NAD(P)(+) transhydrogenase subunit alpha, whose protein sequence is MSAGEENAPGARAARVGVPRERGEGERRVALVPKVIEKLRRTGVEVVVESGAGIGALIPDAHFTAAGARIGDPWACDVVVKVAPPTAEETARLGRGSALIGFLAPLTSPETVTALRDAGVTGFAMEAVPRISRAQSMDALSSQANVSGYKAVLLAADHCTRFFPMLTTAAGTVKPATALVLGVGVAGLQALATAKRLGARTTGYDVRPEVADQVRSLGAQWLDLGIDAAGEGGYARELSEAERAEQLKRLEEAITGFDVVITTALVPGRKAPRLVTARAVEGMRPGSVVVDLAGEAGGNCELTEPGEVVVRYDVTVASPLNLPARMPEHSSELYARNVSALLELMLDENGAVVPDWSDDVLAASCVTRSGTSEGAGGSRDAGGSTKATKGES, encoded by the coding sequence ATGAGCGCCGGCGAGGAGAATGCGCCGGGAGCACGGGCGGCCAGGGTGGGCGTGCCCCGGGAGCGGGGAGAGGGGGAGCGGCGCGTCGCCCTGGTGCCGAAGGTGATCGAGAAACTGCGGCGCACCGGCGTGGAGGTCGTCGTGGAGAGCGGCGCCGGGATCGGCGCGCTCATTCCCGACGCCCACTTCACCGCCGCGGGGGCGAGGATCGGCGACCCGTGGGCGTGCGACGTGGTGGTGAAGGTCGCACCACCGACCGCCGAGGAGACCGCCCGCTTGGGCAGAGGGAGCGCGCTGATCGGATTCCTCGCGCCGCTGACCTCCCCGGAGACGGTGACGGCCCTGCGCGACGCGGGCGTGACGGGATTCGCGATGGAGGCCGTACCGCGCATCTCGCGGGCGCAGTCGATGGACGCGCTGTCCTCGCAGGCGAACGTGTCCGGCTACAAGGCCGTGCTGCTGGCCGCCGACCACTGCACCCGGTTCTTCCCCATGCTGACGACCGCGGCAGGCACGGTGAAGCCCGCCACCGCCCTGGTGCTCGGCGTCGGCGTCGCGGGCCTCCAGGCGCTGGCCACGGCCAAACGCCTGGGTGCCCGCACCACCGGCTACGACGTGCGGCCGGAGGTCGCGGACCAGGTGCGGTCGCTCGGCGCGCAGTGGCTGGACCTGGGCATCGACGCGGCCGGCGAGGGCGGCTACGCCCGCGAACTGTCCGAGGCCGAACGCGCCGAGCAGCTCAAGCGGCTGGAAGAGGCGATCACCGGCTTCGACGTGGTGATCACCACCGCGCTGGTGCCCGGCCGCAAGGCGCCGAGACTGGTCACCGCCCGTGCGGTGGAGGGCATGCGGCCCGGCAGCGTGGTCGTCGACCTCGCCGGGGAGGCAGGGGGGAACTGCGAACTCACCGAGCCCGGGGAGGTCGTGGTGCGGTACGACGTCACCGTCGCTTCGCCCCTCAACCTGCCGGCCCGCATGCCCGAGCACTCCTCCGAGCTGTACGCGCGCAATGTCTCCGCGCTGCTGGAGCTGATGCTCGACGAGAACGGAGCCGTGGTGCCCGACTGGTCCGACGACGTGCTCGCCGCGTCGTGCGTCACCCGTTCCGGGACGTCCGAGGGCGCCGGTGGTTCCCGGGACGCTGGGGGTTCCACGAAAGCCACTAAGGGGGAGTCCTGA
- a CDS encoding NAD(P) transhydrogenase subunit alpha has translation MESGSLLANIAILVLAGFVGFAVISKVPNTLHTPLMSGTNAIHGIVLLGGLIVLGELENPSVVDSVVLTVAIAFGMINVVGGFLVTDRMLGMFKSGHGEKKGGSD, from the coding sequence ATGGAGTCGGGAAGTCTGCTCGCCAACATCGCGATCCTGGTGCTCGCCGGGTTCGTCGGATTCGCGGTCATCTCCAAGGTGCCCAACACCCTGCACACACCGCTGATGTCGGGCACCAACGCCATCCACGGCATCGTGCTGCTCGGCGGCCTGATCGTGCTCGGCGAACTGGAGAACCCGTCCGTGGTCGACTCGGTCGTCCTCACCGTCGCCATCGCTTTCGGCATGATCAACGTGGTCGGCGGATTCCTGGTCACCGACCGGATGCTGGGCATGTTCAAGTCCGGGCACGGTGAGAAGAAGGGCGGGAGCGACTGA
- a CDS encoding NAD(P)(+) transhydrogenase (Re/Si-specific) subunit beta has protein sequence METFTYFLYIVAFGLFIHGLSGLTGPRTAVRGNQIAALGMLVAVVATLLRIEHNWVLVAVGLVVGTVLGVPSARQVKMTAMPQMVALFNGVGGGAVALIAWSEFRTSGAFADTAGYVAVTSMFAAIVGSVSFWGSLVAFGKLQETLPGRPIGLGAAQQVVNGLLLAAAVGCAVMAGLGGASELWIGLVLVLAAVLGILVVLPIGGADMPVVISLLNALTGLSAAAAGLALDNTAMIVAGMIVGASGSILTHQMAVAMNRTIPAIVAGGFGGGGGALGAGGDDGVERTVKSTSAADAAIQMAYAAQVIVVPGYGMAVAQAQHAVKDMADLLATKGVEVKYAIHPVAGRMPGHMNVLLAEADVSYDALKEMDEINDEFARTDVTLVIGANDVTNPAARTDPTSPIHGMPILNVDASRNVIVLKRSMSSGFAGIDNPLFYAERTSMLFGDAKKSVAEVTEELKAL, from the coding sequence ATGGAGACCTTCACCTACTTCCTGTACATCGTCGCGTTCGGGCTGTTCATCCACGGGCTCTCCGGCCTGACCGGCCCCCGTACGGCGGTGCGCGGCAACCAGATCGCGGCGCTCGGCATGCTCGTCGCGGTCGTGGCCACGCTGCTGCGCATCGAGCACAACTGGGTGCTGGTCGCCGTCGGCCTGGTCGTCGGCACCGTGCTCGGGGTGCCGTCCGCCCGGCAGGTGAAGATGACGGCCATGCCGCAGATGGTCGCGCTGTTCAACGGCGTGGGCGGCGGCGCGGTGGCGCTCATCGCCTGGTCCGAGTTCCGTACCTCGGGCGCCTTCGCCGACACCGCCGGGTACGTCGCGGTGACCTCGATGTTCGCCGCGATCGTCGGATCGGTGTCGTTCTGGGGGTCGTTGGTCGCGTTCGGCAAGCTGCAGGAGACCCTTCCCGGACGGCCGATCGGCCTGGGCGCCGCCCAACAGGTCGTGAACGGCCTGCTGTTGGCAGCGGCCGTCGGATGCGCCGTGATGGCCGGACTCGGCGGTGCGTCGGAGCTGTGGATCGGACTGGTCCTCGTCCTCGCGGCGGTGCTCGGGATACTGGTCGTGCTGCCCATCGGCGGCGCCGACATGCCCGTGGTCATCTCGCTGCTCAATGCGCTGACCGGGCTTTCGGCCGCCGCGGCAGGTCTGGCGCTGGACAACACGGCGATGATCGTCGCGGGCATGATCGTCGGTGCGTCCGGCTCGATCCTCACCCACCAGATGGCGGTGGCGATGAACCGCACCATCCCGGCCATCGTGGCGGGCGGGTTCGGCGGTGGCGGCGGCGCGCTCGGAGCCGGTGGCGACGACGGTGTGGAGCGGACGGTGAAGTCCACGTCCGCGGCGGACGCGGCGATTCAGATGGCGTACGCCGCGCAGGTCATCGTCGTCCCCGGCTACGGCATGGCCGTCGCGCAGGCCCAGCACGCGGTGAAGGACATGGCGGACCTGCTGGCGACGAAGGGCGTCGAGGTGAAGTACGCGATTCACCCGGTGGCCGGACGCATGCCGGGGCACATGAACGTGCTGCTGGCGGAGGCCGACGTGTCGTACGACGCGCTGAAGGAGATGGACGAGATCAACGACGAGTTCGCACGTACGGACGTGACGCTCGTCATCGGCGCCAACGACGTTACCAACCCGGCGGCGCGCACCGACCCGACGAGTCCGATCCACGGCATGCCGATCCTCAACGTGGACGCGTCGCGCAACGTCATCGTGCTGAAGCGGTCGATGAGCAGCGGGTTCGCGGGGATCGACAATCCGCTGTTCTACGCGGAACGGACGTCGATGCTGTTCGGTGATGCGAAGAAGTCGGTGGCGGAGGTGACGGAGGAGCTGAAGGCTCTGTAG
- a CDS encoding 4-(cytidine 5'-diphospho)-2-C-methyl-D-erythritol kinase — translation MTVTVRVPAKVNVQLAVGPPRVDGFHDLANVFLAVGLHDEVTATPADTFRLTCTGPDADAVPLDPTNLAARAADALATHHGIATPGVHLHIAKDIPVAGGMAGGSADAAGALLACDTLWNLHTPHPDLLSLCADLGSDVPFSLLGGAALGRGRGELLTPLDVGGTFHWVFAVADGGLSTPAVYRECDRLRGTADVPEPQASPALLTALRKGDPHALAGALANDLQAAALSLRPSLADTLRAGKSAGALAGLVSGSGPTCAFLTEDAATAETVADALRRSGTCRTARPTTSPTPGATLL, via the coding sequence GTGACCGTCACCGTCCGGGTCCCCGCCAAGGTCAACGTGCAGCTCGCGGTGGGCCCGCCCCGCGTCGACGGCTTCCACGACCTGGCCAACGTCTTCCTCGCCGTCGGCCTCCACGACGAGGTGACGGCGACGCCCGCCGACACGTTCCGCCTCACCTGCACCGGCCCCGACGCCGACGCCGTGCCCCTCGACCCGACGAACCTCGCCGCCCGCGCCGCCGACGCCCTCGCCACCCACCACGGCATCGCCACTCCCGGCGTCCACCTGCACATCGCCAAGGACATCCCGGTCGCCGGAGGCATGGCCGGCGGCAGCGCCGACGCCGCCGGCGCCCTGCTCGCCTGCGACACCCTGTGGAACCTCCACACCCCCCACCCGGACCTCCTCAGCCTCTGCGCCGACCTGGGCTCCGACGTCCCGTTCAGCCTGCTCGGCGGCGCCGCGCTGGGCCGCGGCCGCGGCGAACTGCTGACCCCCCTGGACGTCGGCGGCACCTTCCACTGGGTGTTCGCCGTGGCGGACGGCGGCCTGTCCACCCCCGCCGTCTACCGCGAGTGCGACCGCCTGCGCGGCACCGCGGACGTCCCCGAACCTCAGGCGTCCCCCGCCCTCCTCACCGCCCTCCGCAAGGGCGACCCGCACGCCCTCGCCGGCGCCCTGGCCAACGACCTCCAGGCCGCCGCCCTCTCCCTCCGGCCCTCCCTGGCGGACACCCTGAGGGCCGGAAAGAGCGCCGGAGCCCTCGCCGGCCTGGTCTCCGGCTCGGGCCCCACCTGCGCCTTCCTCACCGAGGACGCCGCCACGGCGGAGACCGTCGCCGACGCCCTGCGCCGCTCCGGCACCTGCCGCACCGCCCGCCCCACCACCTCCCCCACCCCCGGCGCCACCCTCCTCTGA